A genomic window from Pelagicoccus albus includes:
- a CDS encoding TRAP transporter TatT component family protein yields the protein MMRGGPIFLLSLSFGLILSGCSVKKLAMNQLGDALSGGGDVFSSDNDPELVGDALPFSLKLMESVLAGTPEHTGLLTSLTSGFTQYAYGWVQLEADEIEDDDYDRAVELRERAIKLYERANAYGLRALEIEYPGFETGLRSDAHKILSKTKAQDVELLYWTALAWGGAISLSLDNMDLVGDLAYVEAIMERCLELDPDWEMGSIQTFFVTYEMSRMNGEGDPVENATRYYRRALELSDGQLAAIYVGYAESVAVETQDKELFLDLLNKALAIDVDENPSLRLNNLLYQRRAEWLLTRLDWLFL from the coding sequence ATGATGCGTGGAGGACCCATTTTTCTACTCTCCTTAAGTTTCGGCCTCATCCTGAGTGGTTGCTCAGTTAAGAAGTTGGCTATGAACCAGCTGGGGGATGCTCTTTCTGGAGGCGGAGATGTTTTTTCGTCTGATAACGACCCGGAACTCGTGGGGGATGCCTTGCCGTTCAGTCTGAAACTAATGGAAAGCGTTTTAGCCGGAACGCCGGAGCACACAGGGCTTTTGACGTCATTAACCAGTGGATTCACGCAGTACGCCTACGGCTGGGTTCAACTTGAGGCCGACGAAATCGAAGACGATGACTACGATCGGGCTGTCGAGCTTCGGGAGCGTGCGATCAAGCTCTATGAACGCGCCAATGCCTATGGCTTGCGAGCTCTGGAAATAGAGTATCCCGGCTTCGAGACCGGTCTGCGCAGCGATGCGCATAAAATTCTCTCCAAGACCAAAGCTCAGGATGTGGAGCTGCTCTACTGGACGGCCTTGGCTTGGGGTGGGGCGATTTCTCTCTCTCTCGATAACATGGATCTCGTGGGAGATCTCGCCTACGTGGAGGCGATCATGGAGAGATGCCTTGAGCTCGATCCGGATTGGGAGATGGGCTCGATTCAGACCTTTTTCGTGACCTACGAAATGAGTCGAATGAACGGGGAGGGGGATCCGGTGGAGAATGCGACCCGCTACTATCGCCGAGCCTTGGAGCTGTCGGATGGCCAACTTGCCGCGATTTATGTTGGGTATGCGGAATCCGTAGCGGTGGAAACGCAAGACAAGGAGCTTTTTCTCGATCTGTTGAACAAGGCTTTGGCTATCGACGTGGACGAAAATCCATCTCTTCGCCTCAATAATCTCCTCTATCAGCGACGTGCCGAGTGGCTGCTTACCCGACTCGATTGGCTCTTTCTTTAG
- the dctP gene encoding TRAP transporter substrate-binding protein DctP, with translation MTVFSKISRILALGAVAMAAFSIAPDVDARRQNLRLSTLVPKDSSFDKSLRKMGQEWKQETGGDVNLILFAGGVQGGETAMIDRMRVNQLQAALISGVGLSDIDPGVAGLQQIPMMFHTYEELEYVMEHLGPKLEERIRAKGFVVLSWVDSGWVKIFSKNELATPEDMKNGKLYTWAGDNRQTDLLKNMGFRPVPIDATEVTSSLQTGLVDIVPLPPFFALATQSYRPAPYMLDIRYTPIVGAIVVSEKAWDRIDEEDQESMMEIARRYGREMTLAGRAENEEAITVMKEKWGLQIRESDQEVTDAWEAASEEAYSLIRDNTVPADIFDEVVRLLEEYRAQQGSE, from the coding sequence ATGACTGTATTTTCTAAGATTTCCCGAATTCTGGCCCTTGGCGCTGTCGCTATGGCTGCCTTTTCTATTGCGCCCGACGTTGATGCTCGGCGCCAGAATCTGCGCTTGAGCACTTTGGTCCCTAAGGATTCTTCCTTTGACAAATCGCTCCGCAAGATGGGGCAGGAGTGGAAGCAGGAGACTGGCGGAGACGTGAATCTTATCCTTTTCGCCGGAGGTGTGCAGGGTGGTGAGACAGCCATGATTGATCGCATGCGTGTCAATCAGCTGCAGGCGGCTCTCATTTCGGGAGTAGGTTTGTCCGACATCGACCCAGGCGTAGCGGGCCTTCAGCAGATCCCCATGATGTTTCACACCTACGAGGAGCTGGAGTATGTCATGGAGCATCTCGGCCCTAAGCTTGAGGAAAGAATCAGAGCTAAAGGTTTTGTGGTACTCAGCTGGGTGGATTCCGGTTGGGTGAAGATCTTCAGCAAAAACGAACTCGCCACGCCGGAAGATATGAAAAACGGCAAGCTCTACACTTGGGCGGGCGATAATCGCCAGACCGACTTGCTAAAGAACATGGGGTTCCGCCCGGTCCCGATCGATGCTACAGAAGTGACCTCTAGCTTGCAGACGGGGCTTGTAGACATCGTACCGCTTCCTCCATTTTTTGCCTTGGCCACCCAGAGCTACCGTCCAGCTCCTTACATGCTCGACATTCGCTACACGCCAATTGTGGGCGCAATCGTGGTCTCCGAAAAAGCTTGGGATCGAATCGATGAGGAAGATCAAGAGAGCATGATGGAGATTGCCCGTCGTTACGGTCGTGAAATGACTTTGGCGGGTCGCGCCGAAAACGAAGAGGCGATCACTGTGATGAAGGAAAAGTGGGGTCTGCAGATTCGCGAATCCGACCAAGAGGTGACCGATGCTTGGGAAGCGGCCTCTGAAGAAGCCTACTCGCTGATCCGGGACAATACCGTACCGGCCGACATTTTCGACGAGGTGGTTCGCTTGCTCGAAGAATACCGAGCCCAGCAAGGATCGGAGTAG
- a CDS encoding YebC/PmpR family DNA-binding transcriptional regulator yields the protein MSGHSKWSTIKHKKGAADAKRGKIFSRISKDITLAAKNGGGDPDMNPKLRTVLLKARAENMPSDNIDRAIKKGTGELPGVVYEEFVYEGYAPNGVAVIVEVTTDNKNRAASEIRSTFTKRGGNLAGANAVAFMFNRCGQFLISKDQVDEEKLMDIALEAGAEDIKTEAEGYEVLAPITEYDSVSQALSEAGIEVESSELAYLPETLTPISDASDAKSIMNLIDALDDLDDVQNVFHSADFAEGILDEE from the coding sequence ATGTCTGGACATAGTAAATGGTCTACCATCAAGCACAAGAAGGGCGCCGCTGACGCAAAGCGCGGCAAGATCTTCAGCCGCATCTCCAAGGACATCACCCTCGCCGCTAAAAACGGAGGAGGAGATCCCGATATGAACCCGAAGCTCCGCACCGTGCTACTCAAGGCCCGTGCGGAAAACATGCCTTCGGACAATATCGATCGTGCCATCAAAAAAGGAACCGGCGAGCTTCCGGGTGTCGTTTACGAAGAATTCGTTTACGAAGGTTACGCGCCCAACGGGGTCGCAGTTATCGTCGAAGTAACCACCGACAATAAAAACCGAGCCGCATCCGAAATCCGATCCACTTTCACCAAGCGTGGAGGAAACCTAGCCGGAGCCAATGCAGTCGCCTTCATGTTCAACCGCTGCGGACAATTCCTCATTTCCAAGGATCAGGTCGACGAAGAGAAGCTCATGGACATCGCCCTGGAAGCAGGTGCTGAGGATATCAAGACCGAAGCCGAAGGCTACGAAGTCTTAGCTCCGATCACCGAATACGATTCCGTCAGCCAGGCCTTGTCCGAAGCGGGTATCGAAGTGGAAAGTTCCGAGCTAGCCTACCTTCCAGAGACACTCACTCCCATTTCCGATGCCTCAGACGCCAAGTCTATCATGAACCTCATTGACGCCTTGGACGATCTGGACGACGTGCAAAACGTTTTCCACTCCGCTGACTTCGCAGAGGGAATTCTTGACGAAGAATAA
- the yidC gene encoding membrane protein insertase YidC: MDKKNTIIGISLLIVGTILMFKTSQQRQEQALQEQAAQQAAAEEAAQTIAADGTGPIPATQSDSSAAPAAPAIVSGHAQVETDGEKTGETIVSLENEYVEVRFTNFGGAIKEIVLKKDRKSLDSDEPYVMNHLRYSPALNLSTYLGDAKDVAFKQVPSLLPDSVTFRGVIADQLEVTRTYTISQEADGPAPFTISHDLEIRNLTDGALPLGELLVNIGTVAPSGMQDRLLQTFGYSNGEDVEFTKQSDFMGGGIPGFKKAPKDMEQVSDTVVWASVKNQFFITLITPEEPAAGYIARPVDFPNEIDEDAPKTGLTGDIKLPAMTLAAGESVTKHFDFYAGPKEHGRISQLGEGQEQAMQFGFFGFISKILLMIMNAVHSVVGNWGVAIILLTVIVRGTLLPITLMSMKSMRKMSKLQEPMKAMKEKFPDDQQKQQMMMMELYKLNKINPVAGCLPMLLQIPIFFALFYMLRSAAELRFADFLWISDLSKPDTVAVIPNMPILGDFALNILPFVWVATLAYQMWTMPTPSVDNAQAKMMKFMPFIFFPFTYTFSSGLVLYWTVSNVFTIGQQWLVKRGGDDFEVQLPPALKKAIEGGDQKKRRRKK; the protein is encoded by the coding sequence ATGGATAAAAAGAACACTATAATCGGGATCTCCCTGCTGATCGTAGGCACGATTCTCATGTTCAAAACCTCTCAGCAACGCCAAGAGCAGGCCTTGCAAGAGCAAGCGGCACAGCAAGCAGCGGCAGAAGAAGCAGCCCAAACAATCGCCGCAGACGGTACTGGACCTATCCCAGCAACTCAATCCGACTCGTCGGCTGCCCCGGCAGCTCCCGCGATCGTGAGCGGTCACGCTCAGGTGGAAACCGATGGCGAGAAAACCGGCGAGACTATCGTTTCTTTAGAAAACGAGTACGTAGAGGTTCGCTTCACCAATTTCGGCGGAGCAATCAAAGAAATCGTCCTCAAAAAGGACCGCAAATCCCTGGATAGCGACGAGCCGTACGTGATGAACCACTTGCGCTACTCGCCCGCTTTGAATCTGAGCACTTACCTCGGGGACGCGAAGGATGTAGCCTTCAAACAAGTGCCTTCCTTGCTACCCGACTCAGTAACTTTCCGCGGAGTGATCGCCGACCAGCTAGAAGTCACTCGCACCTACACGATTTCACAAGAAGCAGATGGCCCAGCCCCATTCACCATTTCCCACGATCTAGAGATTCGAAATCTCACAGACGGAGCCCTGCCTTTGGGTGAGCTTCTGGTCAATATCGGCACCGTAGCCCCTTCGGGAATGCAGGATCGTCTCCTGCAAACCTTCGGCTACTCCAACGGGGAAGACGTCGAATTTACTAAGCAGAGCGACTTCATGGGCGGTGGTATTCCTGGCTTCAAAAAGGCGCCCAAGGATATGGAACAAGTGAGCGACACCGTCGTTTGGGCCTCCGTTAAAAACCAGTTCTTCATCACGCTAATCACGCCGGAAGAACCAGCCGCTGGCTACATAGCTCGCCCAGTCGACTTCCCGAACGAGATTGATGAAGACGCACCTAAGACTGGCCTAACCGGCGACATCAAGCTGCCCGCCATGACACTGGCCGCCGGTGAAAGCGTCACCAAGCACTTCGACTTCTACGCGGGGCCTAAGGAACACGGCCGCATCTCCCAGTTGGGCGAAGGCCAAGAGCAAGCCATGCAATTCGGATTCTTCGGATTCATATCCAAGATCCTCCTCATGATCATGAACGCTGTGCACAGCGTGGTCGGAAACTGGGGCGTAGCGATCATCCTCCTCACCGTGATCGTCCGCGGCACCCTGCTCCCCATCACTCTGATGAGCATGAAATCCATGCGCAAGATGTCGAAATTGCAGGAGCCGATGAAAGCCATGAAGGAAAAGTTTCCTGACGACCAGCAGAAGCAGCAAATGATGATGATGGAGCTGTACAAGCTCAACAAGATCAACCCTGTCGCCGGCTGCTTGCCGATGTTGCTGCAGATTCCGATCTTCTTCGCTCTGTTCTACATGCTGCGAAGCGCTGCGGAACTTCGCTTCGCCGACTTCCTCTGGATCTCCGATCTCTCCAAGCCAGACACCGTAGCGGTCATACCGAACATGCCGATCCTCGGCGATTTCGCCCTCAACATCCTTCCTTTCGTTTGGGTAGCCACCCTCGCCTACCAGATGTGGACCATGCCAACACCCTCGGTCGACAACGCCCAAGCAAAGATGATGAAATTCATGCCTTTCATCTTCTTCCCATTCACCTACACTTTCTCCTCAGGATTGGTCCTCTACTGGACTGTGAGCAACGTCTTCACCATCGGTCAACAGTGGCTGGTCAAACGCGGAGGCGATGATTTCGAAGTCCAGCTTCCTCCCGCGCTGAAAAAAGCGATCGAAGGCGGAGACCAAAAGAAGCGACGCCGCAAGAAATAG
- the rnpA gene encoding ribonuclease P protein component, translating to MVRRFQLRPTSRLCRNADFLQIRSIGKPYRCQYFALFSRIRTPEVADVLCPRIGISAARRVGNSVTRNKIKRRFKELFRLHQHQIRSEADIVLSLRFPAGLANYQDLEQRFLHALKYRGLLKTSTNSKDAAEEEE from the coding sequence ATGGTCAGGAGATTTCAGCTCCGTCCTACTAGCCGCTTGTGTCGCAATGCCGACTTCCTACAAATTCGTAGTATTGGCAAGCCCTACCGCTGCCAGTACTTCGCCCTATTTTCCCGCATCCGCACTCCAGAAGTTGCGGATGTTTTGTGTCCGCGTATCGGCATCTCCGCCGCCAGACGAGTTGGCAACTCTGTCACGCGCAACAAGATCAAGCGACGCTTCAAAGAGCTGTTCCGCCTGCATCAGCACCAAATCCGATCCGAGGCCGACATTGTACTCAGCCTCAGATTCCCAGCCGGCTTAGCCAACTACCAGGATCTCGAACAACGATTTCTTCACGCCTTGAAGTACAGAGGCCTTCTAAAAACGTCTACAAACAGCAAGGACGCGGCAGAAGAGGAGGAATAG
- the rpmH gene encoding 50S ribosomal protein L34 gives MRPTFRPHRLKRVRKIGFRARMATRGGRAVITARRKKGRARLSVA, from the coding sequence ATGAGACCTACATTTAGACCACATCGCCTCAAGAGAGTACGCAAGATCGGCTTCCGTGCCCGCATGGCCACCCGCGGTGGACGTGCCGTCATCACAGCCCGCCGCAAGAAGGGCCGCGCACGCCTCTCAGTCGCATAA
- a CDS encoding glycoside hydrolase family 5 protein produces the protein MTKTATALLSAILLFTTACEQTETIDSDAETAPSTVSQLSVEGTQLVNEAGEAVVLRGVSYGWHNWWPRFYNKESVKWLADDWGVDVVRAAMGLHYDEPELTYNAEPEKAVEIISKVVDGAIESGIYVIIDFHSHHLELELAKTFFGDMAAKYGDQPNVIYEIYNEPIDDSWTELKAYAKEVIEVIREHDPDNIILVGNPHWDQDLHIVADDQIKGVSNIMYTLHYYAATHGDYLRERGDYALSKGAPIFISESAGMEASGDGPMDYEAWQIWQDWAEKNKLSWITWSVADKDETCSFLYPSASDTGPWEEKDLKESAKATRAILRKKAGLD, from the coding sequence ATGACAAAGACCGCTACCGCACTCCTTAGCGCCATCCTCCTATTCACCACTGCCTGCGAGCAGACTGAAACGATCGATTCAGACGCTGAAACAGCGCCTTCTACCGTAAGCCAGCTTAGCGTGGAGGGCACACAGCTAGTCAACGAGGCGGGCGAAGCAGTGGTTCTCCGCGGAGTCAGCTACGGATGGCACAACTGGTGGCCCCGCTTCTATAACAAGGAGAGCGTCAAATGGTTAGCCGACGATTGGGGCGTCGACGTGGTGCGGGCCGCCATGGGCCTGCATTACGACGAGCCGGAGCTAACCTACAACGCCGAGCCAGAGAAGGCCGTCGAAATCATCTCCAAAGTGGTAGATGGAGCCATCGAGAGCGGAATCTACGTCATCATCGATTTCCACAGTCACCATTTGGAGCTGGAGCTGGCGAAAACCTTTTTCGGTGACATGGCCGCCAAATATGGAGACCAGCCAAATGTCATCTACGAGATCTACAACGAGCCAATCGACGATTCATGGACTGAGCTGAAAGCCTACGCCAAAGAGGTCATCGAGGTCATCCGAGAACATGATCCGGATAATATAATCCTAGTCGGGAACCCGCACTGGGATCAGGACCTTCACATCGTAGCAGACGACCAAATCAAGGGAGTTAGCAACATCATGTACACGCTGCACTATTACGCAGCGACCCATGGCGATTACCTTCGCGAACGTGGCGACTACGCGCTTAGCAAGGGTGCGCCCATCTTCATATCAGAGTCGGCCGGCATGGAAGCCTCCGGTGACGGCCCCATGGACTATGAAGCCTGGCAAATCTGGCAAGATTGGGCGGAGAAAAACAAACTCAGCTGGATCACTTGGTCTGTGGCCGACAAAGATGAAACCTGCTCCTTCCTTTACCCGAGCGCCAGCGACACCGGCCCCTGGGAAGAAAAGGACCTCAAAGAATCCGCCAAAGCGACCCGAGCCATCCTCCGTAAAAAAGCAGGTCTGGACTGA
- a CDS encoding Tll0287-like domain-containing protein, with translation MTRQKIALSTLALLAVSCSYSEPSEKELTEEAVGIVKQFAGTLKPILKQNMEASGPVATIEVCSQQAPAIAASLSESTGWTVHRVSLQPRNPAAKPDAWETEMLHQLAERQANNDGTDKLAVSSVVNGEFRFMKAQPVEQLCLKCHGTEIAPEVSEALKSFYPNDSGTGYSLGQIRGAVSLSKPIDSL, from the coding sequence ATGACCCGACAGAAAATCGCCCTCTCCACCTTGGCCCTCTTAGCAGTCAGCTGCTCTTATTCCGAACCAAGCGAGAAAGAGCTGACCGAGGAAGCAGTCGGCATCGTCAAGCAATTCGCAGGAACCTTGAAACCGATTCTTAAGCAAAACATGGAAGCGAGCGGGCCAGTCGCCACCATCGAGGTCTGCTCCCAGCAAGCCCCCGCCATCGCTGCCAGCCTTTCCGAATCGACTGGCTGGACTGTCCACCGCGTCAGCCTGCAACCTCGCAATCCCGCAGCGAAGCCAGATGCTTGGGAGACCGAAATGCTGCATCAACTCGCCGAGCGGCAGGCCAACAATGACGGCACCGATAAGCTCGCAGTGTCGAGCGTAGTAAACGGAGAGTTCCGCTTCATGAAAGCTCAACCCGTCGAGCAACTCTGTCTAAAATGCCACGGTACAGAGATAGCTCCAGAGGTTAGTGAAGCGTTGAAAAGCTTCTATCCCAACGACAGTGGAACCGGCTACTCATTGGGCCAAATCCGAGGAGCGGTCAGCCTATCCAAACCGATCGACTCTCTTTAG
- a CDS encoding cytochrome-c peroxidase — protein sequence MKLNRLLIPALLLYAGFQAEASRPGEPIQPIAPPQEINLAKSELGKKLYFDPRLSKSGFISCNSCHNLSMGGTDNLKTSIGHGWAQGPINAPTVLNSSLNIAQFWDGRAADLKEQAGGPIANPSEMGFTHELAISTLEGIPGYVREFELVFGSPAVDIDKVTEAIAEFEKTLVTPNSPFDQWLLGDDDALSAKELAGYELFKLSGCIACHNGPAMGGNSFQKMGLVAPYETENAAEGLAGLTGIDADRFKFKVPTLRNVELTYPYFHDGEAETLAEAVDVMGRLQLGRTFSPEETEQIVAYLKSLTGDQPSFALPILPPSTDQTPRPNPFGN from the coding sequence ATGAAACTAAACCGACTGTTGATACCCGCCCTTCTCCTTTACGCCGGCTTCCAAGCCGAAGCCTCCCGTCCCGGAGAGCCGATCCAGCCAATCGCCCCGCCGCAAGAGATCAATCTAGCCAAATCGGAGCTGGGCAAGAAACTCTACTTCGACCCAAGACTCTCCAAATCCGGTTTCATCTCCTGCAATTCCTGCCACAACCTGAGCATGGGAGGGACCGACAATCTCAAAACATCGATCGGTCACGGCTGGGCCCAAGGCCCCATCAACGCGCCGACCGTCTTAAACAGCAGCTTGAACATCGCCCAATTTTGGGATGGCCGGGCAGCCGACCTAAAAGAGCAGGCGGGCGGCCCCATCGCCAATCCCTCCGAAATGGGCTTCACCCATGAACTAGCCATTTCCACTCTGGAAGGCATCCCCGGATACGTTCGCGAATTCGAACTGGTCTTCGGCTCCCCGGCGGTGGATATCGACAAGGTAACCGAGGCGATCGCGGAATTCGAAAAGACACTGGTAACTCCGAACTCCCCATTCGACCAATGGCTGCTTGGCGACGATGACGCCCTCTCAGCCAAAGAGCTCGCCGGCTATGAGCTCTTCAAGCTAAGCGGCTGTATCGCTTGCCATAATGGTCCCGCCATGGGCGGCAACTCCTTCCAGAAGATGGGACTCGTCGCTCCCTACGAAACCGAAAATGCCGCAGAGGGATTGGCTGGCCTAACTGGAATCGACGCCGACCGATTCAAGTTCAAAGTCCCCACCCTCAGAAACGTGGAGCTTACCTACCCCTACTTCCACGACGGCGAGGCCGAGACTTTGGCAGAAGCAGTAGACGTCATGGGTCGTCTTCAACTCGGTCGCACCTTCTCCCCAGAGGAAACTGAGCAAATCGTTGCCTATCTAAAAAGCCTAACTGGTGATCAACCAAGCTTTGCCCTCCCCATTCTCCCACCATCAACCGACCAAACGCCTCGTCCTAATCCATTCGGAAACTGA
- a CDS encoding ArsR/SmtB family transcription factor: MTAAKTELFTDKQVELSKFARSLSHPARIAIVSLLQEFDQLTCNQIVERLPLAQATVSQHLKALREAGLVTGANCGTQVCYSLVPDQIRDFCREFRQMLGQS, translated from the coding sequence ATGACCGCCGCCAAAACAGAACTTTTCACCGACAAGCAAGTAGAGCTTTCGAAGTTTGCCAGATCGCTGAGCCACCCGGCTCGGATTGCGATTGTAAGCCTACTCCAGGAATTTGATCAGCTGACCTGTAATCAAATTGTGGAGCGACTTCCGCTGGCGCAGGCCACTGTTTCGCAGCACCTGAAGGCCTTGCGTGAAGCAGGTCTCGTCACTGGCGCCAATTGCGGAACTCAGGTTTGCTACTCGCTGGTGCCAGATCAGATCAGAGATTTCTGCCGGGAATTCCGACAGATGCTAGGGCAGTCATAA
- a CDS encoding Dps family protein translates to MDNQNPVVDALRVVLADSYAVMAQTHICHWNVRGPGFFALHTAFEGQYTELFAAVDEIAERIRALGALAPGGLASLAGLAGTSEIEEDADAESMVSHLIRINEKLVADLKTARDAAGDAGDSPTEDLMIERIQLHEKTIWMLRSYLGK, encoded by the coding sequence ATGGATAATCAAAACCCTGTAGTTGACGCCCTTCGCGTCGTTCTCGCAGACAGTTACGCTGTCATGGCCCAAACTCATATTTGCCACTGGAATGTAAGGGGTCCGGGCTTTTTCGCACTGCACACCGCGTTCGAGGGGCAATACACCGAACTTTTCGCAGCGGTAGACGAAATCGCGGAGCGTATCCGGGCTCTGGGAGCGTTGGCTCCGGGCGGTCTAGCGAGCCTCGCTGGATTGGCGGGGACCTCGGAAATCGAGGAAGACGCAGATGCGGAGAGCATGGTGTCCCACTTGATCAGGATTAACGAAAAGCTAGTCGCGGATCTCAAGACTGCCAGAGATGCGGCGGGCGACGCCGGAGACAGTCCTACCGAGGACCTGATGATCGAGCGTATCCAGCTGCACGAAAAGACCATTTGGATGCTTCGCAGCTATCTCGGCAAGTAA